AACAAATAGAAGAAAATAAAGAGGTTGTTCTTCGTGCTTTTAAAGAGGGACATTTAGTTTTGAATCATAGTTGGAATCATTCACGATTTTCTACGATTTCTAAAAAAGATATTATGCAAGAAGTTGAAACTACAGAAAAAATTTTAGATAAATATATTGGAAAAAGGCCTTTACTTATGCGGGTACCTTATGGAGATATAAACGATATAGGTTTACAACAATTAAAAGATTTAAAATATAAATTAATTTTTTGGTCTCTAGATACTTTAGATTGGTTTGAAAAAACAAAAGATGCAATTGTTGAAAAAGTTATTTCTAATGTTCGTCCAGGTGAAATTATTTTAATGCATAGTAATTCTGATAAAGGAGCAACAGCTGAAGCTTTATCTACAATTATCAATGTTCTAAAAGATCGTGGGTATTCTTTTACAACTATTGATAATTTTGTGAATAATTAATGTGTTTTAGATATCATTTAACATTAATCAATATTATCTAAAATATCTTTTGCCTGGGTCAGAATCACATAATTTCAATATCTTTATCATATTGTCATAATCAAAATTTTCATCTTCCTTTTTATTTTCATTCATTTTTTTAAATAGCTTATTAATTTTTTTTAAATAATCTTCTTTATTCCATCTAATGCTGTGTTTGTGACCTTTTTCTATTGTATGTTTAAATAATGAGT
The DNA window shown above is from Candidatus Dependentiae bacterium and carries:
- a CDS encoding polysaccharide deacetylase family protein encodes the protein QIEENKEVVLRAFKEGHLVLNHSWNHSRFSTISKKDIMQEVETTEKILDKYIGKRPLLMRVPYGDINDIGLQQLKDLKYKLIFWSLDTLDWFEKTKDAIVEKVISNVRPGEIILMHSNSDKGATAEALSTIINVLKDRGYSFTTIDNFVNN